A single window of Anopheles moucheti chromosome 2, idAnoMoucSN_F20_07, whole genome shotgun sequence DNA harbors:
- the LOC128299260 gene encoding adenosine 3'-phospho 5'-phosphosulfate transporter 1: MRNYVPDIIILFIIIVTITIVRLVSQILHETLSDAPNLVAPPVADSGPKPDLSLSQLIDQKSKEYSWLLRLMVNLFGYFCIFVPGVLIYKYAKRTKYMERSERSHLSALVKFCYSGSGTDSLDRPLDSQSGTTKGAASKRTTAQECVLLCYCLVGLMGSYLTWGVLQEKIMTQEYEGPEKRKSHFKDSQFLVFSNRVLGFMITAVYLVAKRQFRHRAPLYKYSYASFSNIMSAWFQYEALKFVNFPTQVLAKSCKIIPVMIMGKIISRNKYEFYEYLTAVMISVGMIFFLTGSTDESKSTAMTTLTGVLLLTFYMIFDSFTSNWQGELFKSYSMSSIQMMCGVNLFSTLFTGASLAMQGGFYSSLVFAVDHPKFVIDCIVLSISSAIGQLFIFYTIATFGAVVFTIIMTLRQAIAILLSCLIYQHRISFLGVIGVLIVFLAIFLRVYCNQRLKAIKQRHQTAPSGGSNKPRINV, encoded by the exons ATGAGGAACTACGTGCCAGACATCATCATTCT GTTTATCATCATCGTAACGATTACTATCGTACGACTAGTATCACAAATTCTTCATGAAACGCTTAGCGATGCACCGAATCTTGTCGCACCTCCGGTTGCCGACAGTGGACCAAAGCCCGATCTGTCCCTCAGTCAGCTTATCGATCAGAAATCGAAAGAGTACTCATGGCTCCTTCGGCTGATGGTGAACCTGTTCGGCTATTTCTGTATCTTCGTACCCGGAGTGTTGATCTACAAGTATGCCAAACGCACCAAATACATGGAACGATCGGAGCGGTCACATCTCTCAGCACTGGTGAAGTTTTGTTACTCCGGATCCGGCACGGATAGCCTCGATCGACCTCTGGATTCGCAGTCCGGTACAACAAAAGGAGCGGCCAGTAAACGCACAACGGCCCAGGAGTGTGTGCTGCTGTGCTACTGTCTGGTGGGACTGATGGGCTCCTACCTTACCTGGGGAGTACTGCAGGAGAAAATTATGACCCAGGAGTACGAAGGACCGGAGAAGCGCAAATCACATTTCAAGGATTCCCAATTTCTGGTGTTTTCCAACCGTGTTCTAGGCTTCATGATAACGGCCGTTTATCTCGTGGCAAAGCGTCAATTTCGCCACCGTGCACCGCTGTACAAGTATTCGTACGCTTCGTTTTCCAACATCATGAGCGCCTGGTTCCAGTACGAGGCACTGAAATTTGTCAACTTTCCCACGCAAGTGTTGGCCAAATCGTGCAAAATCATCCCGGTAATGATAATGGGGAAAATAATATCGCGCAACAAGTACGAGTTCTACGAATACCTGACCGCAGTTATGATCTCGGTCGGTATGATCTTCTTCCTGACCGGTTCGACGGACGAATCGAAATCGACCGCCATGACGACGCTGACCGGTGTGCTGCTCCTAACGTTTTACATGATTTTCGACAGCTTCACCTCCAACTGGCAGGGCGAACTGTTCAAATCGTACTCGATGTCCTCCATCCAGATGATGTGCGGCGTAAACCTATTCAGCACACTGTTCACCGGTGCGTCACTCGCGATGCAGGGCGGTTTCTACAGTTCGCTCGTGTTTGCCGTTGATCATCCTAAGTTTGTGATCGACTGCATCGTGCTGTCCATTTCGTCCGCGATCGGGCAACTGTTTATCTTCTACACGATTGCCACGTTCGGAGCGGTCGTGTTCACGATCATCATGACACTGCGACAGGCCATCGCGATACTGCTGTCCTGTCTGATCTATCAGCACCGTATTTCGTTCCTCGGGGTAATCGGTGTGCTGATCGTGTTTCTCGCCATCTTCCTGCGGGTGTACTGTAACCAGCGGTTAAAAGCAATTAAGCAACGACACCAAACTGCACCGAGCGGTGGCAGCAACAAACCACGTATCAACGTTTAA
- the LOC128299259 gene encoding aldehyde dehydrogenase, mitochondrial yields the protein MHRVVKSSSILRALSAAGARNYSVPAPKSSPEILYTGIFINNEWHKSSTGKTFPTINPSNEKVIAEIQQGTKSDIDQAVVAAREAFKLGSPWRRMDASKRGQLLYRLADLMERDRVYLASLETLDNGKPYFMSYNADVPMAIGNLRYYAGWADKNHGKVIPMDGEYFVYTRHEPVGVCGQIIPWNFPLLMAAWKFGPALATGNTIILKPAEQTSLTALYLAQLTKEAGFPPGVINVVPGFGDAGAALVDHPDVDKVAFTGSTEVGKKIQQGSGLSNLKRTTLELGGKSPNIILSDSDMKHAVETSHFGLFFNMGQCCCAGSRTFIEDKIYDEFVERSAERAKKRTVGNPFDLTTEHGPQVDREQYDKILGLIDTGKQQGARLVAGGSKVPDLPGFFIQPTVFADVQDNMTIAKEEIFGPVQQLIRFKSLDEVIERANQTDYGLAAAVFSKDIDKVNYLVQGLRAGTVWVNTYNVLSAQAPFGGYKMSGHGRENGEYGLQAYTEVKSVITRIPVKNS from the exons ATGCATCGTGTGGTGAAATCTTCGAGCATCTTACGTGCTCTGTCTGCAGCCGGTGCCCGCAATTATTCGGTTCCGGCTCCAAAATCATCACCGGAGATTCTTTACACGGGG ATCTTTATCAACAATGAGTGGCACAAAAGCTCGACCGGCAAGACCTTTCCCACAATCAACCCATCCAACGAGAAGGTAATCGCGGAAATCCAGCAGGGCACCAAATCCGACATTGATCAGGCGGTCGTAGCGGCTAGGGAAGCTTTCAA GCTGGGTTCACCATGGCGTCGAATGGATGCCTCGAAGCGAGGTCAACTGCTGTACCGTTTGGCAGATTTGATGGAACGCGATCGGGTGTACTTAGCG AGCTTGGAAACGTTGGACAATGGCAAACCGTACTTCATGTCGTATAATGCGGACGTACCGATGGCGATAGGCAACTTGCGCTACTATGCTGGTTGGGCGGACAAGAACCACGGTAAGGTCATACCGATGGATGGCGAATATTTCGTCTATACCCGCCATGAACCGGTGGGTGTTTGTGGACAAATCATCCCCTGGAACTTCCCGCTACTAATGGCGGCCTGGAAGTTTGGTCCGGCGTTGGCTACCGGCAATACCATCATCTTGAAACCGGCCGAGCAGACCAGCCTGACGGCATTGTACCTGGCGCAGCTGACCAAGGAAGCTGGATTCCCACCCGGAGTCATCAACGTCGTGCCCGGTTTCGGTGATGCCGGAGCAGCCCTTGTCGATCATCCTGATGTGGATAAGGTGGCATTTACCGGCTCGACTGAGGTAGGAAAGAAAATTCAGCAAGGCTCCGGGTTGAGTAATCTGAAGCGCACCACGCTCGAACTGGGCGGTAAAAGCCCCAACATCATTCTGTCCGACTCGGACATGAAGCACGCGGTAGAAACATCCCACTTCGGACTGTTTTTCAACATGGGCCAATGTTGCTGTGCCGGATCGCGTACCTTTATCGAGGACAAAATTTACGACGAATTCGTGGAGCGTTCTGCCGAACGGGCGAAGAAACGTACGGTTGGCAATCCGTTCGATTTGACCACCGAACATGGTCCGCAGGTCGATCGGGAACAGTACGACAAAATATTGGGTCTGATCGACACGGGCAAGCAGCAGGGAGCGCGGCTTGTCGCGGGCGGATCGAAAGTACCGGACCTGCCCGGTTTCTTCATTCAACCGACGGTGTTTGCGGACGTGCAAGATAATATGACGATCGCGAAGGAGGAAATTTTCGGCCCAGTACAGCAGCTGATCCGGTTCAAATCGCTCGACGAGGTGATCGAGCGCGCGAACCAGACCGACTACGGTTTGGCGGCAGCCGTCTTTTCCAAGGACATCGACAAGGTGAACTATCTGGTGCAGGGTCTGCGGGCCGGTACGGTTTGGGTCAACACGTACAACGTCCTTTCGGCACAAGCACCGTTCGGCGGGTACAAGATGTCGGGGCACGGTCGCGAAAATGGCGAATACGGTCTGCAGGCGTACACGGAGGTAAAAAGCGTCATCACTCGCATTCCGGTCAAGAATTCTTAA